The Gossypium hirsutum isolate 1008001.06 chromosome D02, Gossypium_hirsutum_v2.1, whole genome shotgun sequence region CAATTGAATCATAATAACTATTTTTGTCCATTCAAAAGACTATTACAGAAGTTATTTatgataataattataaaataaatcaattacataatttgtttaacttttatcttattttatttttgttaaagtaTAATTTGCTTGAATGGGGACTGGCAGGACCGGGAATTGGTTGGGGCATTGAACAGATCTATTGGAGAATTGGTAAAGATGGATTGAATTGGGTGGTTGAAtcaggttttaatttttttttaaatattttatgaattttctaATGATTTATTGATCGAACTGATAGTTTAACCAATTCAATTATAAAGTGCAAAATGCAAAAAACTAGGATCTATCGAACGACTGAAAAGGAtaatcaaaacttaaaatatagtcaaaatttgaaaatgattaaacctgaattaattttaattttttttttaaatcaaattgaaCTGATCTAAAACCAATCTAATCTGCACATTGAAGACTATTAACCGACCTCTAATCTGCAAAGACCATGAAATGAAAGAAAGTAAACAGAAAAGTAATGTTGAACTAAACGTGCATATTGGGTTTAACAATCGTTGATTGAATTGAATCTCAAGTTAATTAGCATTATTACTATTAcaacaaatttagaacacatattttaaagattaaaaagaattatatataaaaaataagcattatataaaaaaattataccgAAAATCTATCCAGATCTATTTgattttggaaaagaaaatatatgaaaatttcactggataaaataaatagaattcaTGTATTTTCGAACTAATTAGACTCGGTTTTAACTAGATAAACAAATCTTATAAAACATAATCAAGCTTGAATTTGGCCCTCCCTAGGCTCCATAGATACAACAAGTGCCTGGAGCATATCAAGCTGTAATTATGGCAACATTGTTGTGCAACCCTTTGTCGTGAAAGCTGTAATATTTAAAGATACATCATCCCGAATTTCTTAAATAAAGGCCAACATTTAACTTGAGCAAATTAGAAGACATCTAAAATATAATGCACTGCCCCGTACTCCATGGCTTCCAAAAACGGAAAAGAAGTAAGCTCTCTACTCTTTCCCAAAATCAGTACTGTAGTGTGCACTAGATTCCAGTTTCTTGGCTTCGTTCAATTTTCTTACTGCCTGAAATTTTTCACCACATATAGTGTGTGAGGTAAGCATATATTATCATCAGTTCTCCAGCTTTGTTTTCTCAATAGTTATGCcaaaatatagtaaaaaataGGAAGTTATAATGCACATAAGACAAACAAAAGGCGGCGGTATTTCAAGTTCTAAGCTTCTACCTTCATGAAATCTTCATGGATTACATAATCACGTTCTGCACGAATCGCTGACATTCCAGCCTCCGTGCAAACATTTCGTAGATCAGCACcgttaaaaccctaaaccaatggttgattaaaaatatattagtAATGAGGATTACAGGCATGAAAAACAAACAAGCCAACTTTGACTAACCTCAGCAAGTTTAACAACAGCCTCATAGTCAATTTCACCATGCTTAGCAATGCCAGCAGCATGGATCTTGAGGATTTCCATTCTCGATTGTTCATTCGGCAATGGAATTTCTATTTTTCTATCTAGCCGCCCAGGACGAAGAAGTGCAGGGTCAAGTACATCAGGTCGGTTTGTAGCCATGATCATTTTAACCTAAGCACCAGCAAAACAATTTTAAGTTGATAATATTTTCTCAAGAGTGACCTCTGTACAGAGTCAATGAATGACAAACTGAGAGAAATTTGAGTTCCAGACCATGGTAATCAGTTCAAAGTGTTAGAATATTTGCTTCAAATCACAATCTCGAACTATGCTCATAATAAAACAACGTACCTTTCCAAGCTGATCAAATCCATCAAGCTGATTAAGTAACTCCATCAGCGTTCTCTGTATTTCACGGTCAGCGCTTGTTCCTTCACTAAAACGGCGTCCACCGATGGCATCAATCTCATCCATAAAGATGATGCAAGGCtgaataaaaagaaacaaacataagcatgatattaacagaaacaaaaaagaagcaataaaaaaaattcaaaactcccAAGGCTCTCACTTGGTGATCACGAGCATATCCAAACATTTCTCTTATCAGCCTCGCACTTTCTCCAATGTATTTGTCAATTATTGCACTTGAAACGACCTAAATTCAGATGATAAGGTAATGCATTCATTCAAGGACAAGATAACATGTCACATATAAAACCACAAAGTCAAGTTACATGGTATAAAAAAAATACTGGCCTTTAAAAAGTTAGCATCAATATTGCTTGCTATTGCTCTGGCTAACAATGTCTTGCCAGTACCAGGAGGTCCATAAAGGAGGACACCCTGCAATTAAGATGAGAAATTTCAAATGATTCCCAAACAAACATCACGTGATGACAGTGTGCATCACCCATCAATATATACAAAAGTACACTCTTTGAATCTCCAGAATTGAGAGACAAGGGAGATGGGAAGCAAGAATCACCTTGGGAGGTTTAATCCCAACTCTAAGGAAAAGCTCGGGGTTCATTAGAGGGAGCTCAATTGATTCCCTAAGTTCTCGAATTTGATCAGATAAACCACCAACAGCGGAATAGCTAACATTACCGGGATCTTCATGTAGCATGTTGTAAACAACTGGATCAACCTGTGATCCAAAGATGTAAAACAATATCAGACATTTGAAAAGAGAACTTACTTTGATATCATAAAAACAGCTGAACTAAAGAGGAAGCTAATATAACTTACTTCACGTGGAAGAGCCCGCATGATTGTAAGTGTTGTCATGTCAAGGACCACTCTAGTTCCAGAAGTCAGTTTCTCCTTGTCAACTTTGCTGCGGCAACCAACCACATAGCGAGGGCCACTGCTTGCTTTAACAATCACTGAAAGATCATATAAACATCCAACGTATAGAAATTTATCAATTCTAAAGAAAAAAGAATCAACAAACACTAAGAAATTCAAATGCAACTACTAAGATGCCAaacaatgaaattttaataaaaagaacaCATCAAATTAAGTTTGTAAGTTTGATATCCAAATGTTAAAGATGCTTAGCCGCTTGGACAAACGTCTACACTAAAAGAATAAGGCAACTGTGGAAAAGGAATAATTACGGCGTTCATTGTCAAGAGGCCTGAGAACTTCTCCAATGATCTGTCCAACACTCTGAAGAGACTTCAAATCGTCTTCTGTTTTGTTAAACTCCTTCTTAGCAGCTCTCAGATTCTCCCTACCTAAACATCCAACAGAATAGCTATGTGTCAAAAACCATTCCATGTATGATATATGTTAGTCGGAAAACAAAAATCCGGACTTCAAACAACTAATTCACTATGCAATAGCCAAATCTACaagcattttttttcctttcgttTCTTGGTCTTTTATTTTCTAAGAAAGCAAGAATCTAATTTTACCATTAAATAAAATCATCAGTCCAAGTCGAAGGCATTGAACAGCATAATTTTAgttgaaaacaaaataattatgtACCGCTGCAATCAAAGCTTACAGCTTTTCTCACCAATTTTTACCTACTTAAGCTATCTCTAAAAAGAACAGGGAAAAGGGGAACTCTCAAAAAAAGCATATTTTCAATGCAGAAAAATGAAAAAGCAGATGGAATTGAAGAATAACGAAAATGGGAAAGCAAAAACCTAAATCACAAATCGGGGGAAACAacgaaaaaataataattcggaTGTAAAATGAAAGGAAGATCGAGCGAAAGAGAAAAATGGGGGGGGCATATTAGTGTTAGATTATGAGATGAGATGGGAGGAGACCTGCCCGAACCCTGGACTCGTACTCCTTGTGTTGAAGGAGTTTCTTTCGGTACTCCGCAATCGCATTATGGCGCCGTACAGCGTCTTCTCCGTCGCTCATGGTAACAAATCCCAGATCAGAGATCGAAATCGTTTGATTTTGGAagaaagccttttttttttttggcttctcTGAGGTTTCTTGAGTGAGGGGTTGTTTCTATTTTAAAGCCGCCTTCTGCTACAAACAAATTCCTTTTTACATGACGCTCTTTAAAATAGTTTACGTTTTTTCCCCCACAAATAGTTTACTCATTTAATCgggttttttaattaaaactagattcatGTGTATATCTTATTtacacatttaatttttaattgttttaaaataatatattttaaattattacaattaatttttaattcaatccttaaatataattaaaatatattaaattatttaacaatttaaatatgataaaatttttaataatattaaaaaaatcaaatcataattaaaacatttgtACCATATAATTTTTACCTCATGTAATCattatctaaaataataactaataaatgtaattaaaatatattaattgttttgctaattcaaatataatattaataacaagtaCCTATTATACAATAAAAtaattgatatattataaaataattttttaaaactttttttgtcAACTTTTACTTCAATTATAAGTATTTTAACTCAACTTTTTAAGTAATAATTTTTGTTAACTCAATTTATCAAACCGAAAATGTCAAAAGGGGGATTGACTTTTAAACAAATTTGTGGATGCTAGAGAGAAAGAATAGAAAATGAACACAAGAATTTAGAGTGATTCGACTCAAATTGCCTACTCTACTACCTTAACTTTCCACAACTAattatttttccaaattcactaatttctTCAACCTTTAAGAACAAGGTTTACGCTctcttaagatttctacccaaatCTTAAAATACATCTCCTTTCAAAGAGATACaaagaaacaaacaaagaaataatcttATAAGATTGATGTGTTTGCAAATTAAGCTCAATTACAATGAAAAACACTTGAGTAAAAGAATACAAATAAGGCTCACAagtgtttgaaaaaaaaatgaaaatatatggcACAAAGGTTGTTTTGATATATTCTTTTTTGTTGTTGTAGGATCTTTAgatgttgatatatatatatatatcctctAATTTATTTCCAACCGTTGTGATTGTTGAGAAAATAAATAGAGTCATTAGGGATTAAAATATCAGATCATTAAATTCACCTCCaacaaaaagtatcaataccagAGGCATTTAATGCATGATTGAATCATGAAGACAAGTCCAACGGACTGTCATAATTTGCGTATGGCCATGGCCATGGGACTTGCATACATACATGAGTCTTTAACCTTAGACTCTAAAGAGTCTCGTACTTAAGAAAAACCCTCGTAGGGTCATCACATACTTGTGCGTGTAAATCTTCGTATAGTCCAACTGAACTTTCGCAAAGCTAAATAACATGTGGCACAAAGTACACAACATGATATCTCCTTATTCATTCATCAATCATTACATCCCTACATACAATGCATATCaattattttcatcaaaataacaCATATCAAGAATTCAAAAATATATCTAAATCACTAGTAATTTACCCAGAAACTACTTATCAATACAACAACTTATGCTTACAACAGGGGTATGCATTTGCACACCAACTTAGCATGCATCAACATTACTGcaaaaatttcatcaaaactagACATGCAATGTAACTAGCAAAAAATTTAGAAATCACCATACACCAAAATTTGAGCTCACAACAACATGTACCTTTTCTCAtaatatacatgtaacaccccctaactccaaaccgtcgccggaacaagattacgaggcattacatgacatatcaaacaatttacaaataattatatcaattttactaattgacttcattcatttttttttataaaaatttcggcagcatttctgcttatttttacatacaaCCCCCtacaaaatttcaaacataaccaacccaattccagtatttcaaccaaggcatttatatacttaaatcTTACTTGACATATTGACATAACaacttatttaataaaaatcttattatcatttctaattaacacataaaactaATCAAGTCATTTCAATTTGATACCAATGCCGTAAAGGACTTCTACCAATTTGCtaatataatcatcaaaatacataatATCTTACTTTACAACAAAACTacataacataccaaaataactattataattcttatgtacatgccactttctcttaaaggaagaaaacatcaccaaaatctttatGTCGGAGTCGGGATTGTcctggatgctgaaccgagacTTTGATCCCTTTTTAACCTgagcacggaaacaaccgtacgctgagtattgtatactcagtggtattaccataattcaaattataataacaaCAAAGAATTATAATTACCAAGCATGTAACTATCTGAtttcttaaatatcaattaatttaTAAACTTTCATTAACTAACAATAACAATACAATTTTTAGCTATTCTTCAATTTCAATCATATATTACATGTAATAATTTCAATCACTACATAAACATTAAATTCatgcctttcattttcaatctcaaatttcaatccacaattttaaattttcttctttcaattattcaccctattaacaatgtaacagcccgattttgggcctagtcggaatagtggtttcgggaccacaaattcgacaagaaaaaatttatttttattatatttttatggtctacgatttcacggaatgattttgtgaaaatttcgttcgaaaatttcgacgtttgggcactcaatttagtcaaaaggactaaattgtaaaaagtgtaaaagttgagttctatatgttagaggtgttcaattgttatgaaactttaaattggaggtccctatatggtaattagaccattatttaagttggtagacaaaaatgggcatgagataagtgaaataggaaatttttaagttaggggcaatttggtaatctaataattaaaatgaattaaaagggaaaaagatgacaaattgtgttcatcttcttcatttggacgaaatcagcaagggggaagccatttttagggttttcaagcttccaagctccatagtaagtgattctaagccccgtttttaatgttatttacgtttttagagtcccggtaacttgattttgcttattctagcaataatttaacctaggtttatatttggaaaaatacccataggtgaaatgtgtttattttgatgttttatgatagaatataaagctagaaattatgttaaacaacttttgctaagcgattttaagtgaaaacgagtaaaacgacataatcggtaaaaatacctaatgttcataaataagtgttagagtgggaatttgacattgtcatagaagggaaaaatgttcagcatgtaataaaacataagaataagagatgaagtttaatttccgagctttggggcaaaagtgtaaatatgtaaaagtttaggggcaaaattataattttgccaaagtttgagtgaagaattgttttgatgaatgtgcatgttaaataagtcaaatgtgttattatagttcaagaaagaagtggaatcgaccttgattggataaaagaaaagattaaagactaaattgctaaatttctatattgttgcaccaaaataagttgtatgtaattaataaattattataattatttttgttatatttcgtGACAATATATGCGAAAGGGTTggatatgaaatagttatattaaagttagaaatttgaaattgatagttgatttgtttaaaatcagCTTGGTTTATGAATATACCAACTGCAAGTAATGGTTGAAGTGATTTAAATCGAATTATTAATTTGGTTATGGAGTGGAGTGGAAAGTTGATATTATGATGTGATAtggagaaattgtaaattattggaAAGTAAGAGTCTTTGTGGAACTGTCGAAATGGTAAAGATTTGAATAAGGTATCgatgaacacgtgtgtagtactgtgtgaaggctactatgtgtatcgataaataattgtcacatgtctagtactaagtgaaggctacaatgtgtaccgagaagctttggtcacgtgtgtagtactgtgtgaaggctactacgtgaatcgataaatgatggtcacatgtgtagtactaagtgaaggctactatgtgtatcgaaaagatttggtcacgtgtgtagtactatgtgaaggctagtACGTGAACCGTAAAAActtgatcacatgtgtagtactatgtgaaggctactacgtgaaccgtaaaacttgatcacgtgtgtagtactatgtggaggctactacgtgtattgaatgataaaagtaacatgggtagtactgtgtgaaaaaccccaaatatttgttgttataccGACATGTTCAGTGAGATATGAGTATGTGATTAGAACGTGATAAGTTGCGAAAGAGTGACTGAAGTGATGAAGTCTtgtattgtgttataaaataaatggttatagtgctatgtgaatgagggatgttggaatagaatagatttggacagtgacagtgatgttagtttgaaaaatcaccaaaaattttagaaattgagttagtggttgaataagacatgaaattaaatcttaatgagtctactttcacatAAAATAGAAAGAATGGCCAAcgaagttatatattttgagatattggaattttagtgagactgggtcagaatgattttgaaatcccctgttctgactttggaaaatcactaaaaattgtaaaaaaatatttatggtcT contains the following coding sequences:
- the LOC107910205 gene encoding 26S proteasome regulatory subunit S10B homolog B produces the protein MSDGEDAVRRHNAIAEYRKKLLQHKEYESRVRAGRENLRAAKKEFNKTEDDLKSLQSVGQIIGEVLRPLDNERLIVKASSGPRYVVGCRSKVDKEKLTSGTRVVLDMTTLTIMRALPREVDPVVYNMLHEDPGNVSYSAVGGLSDQIRELRESIELPLMNPELFLRVGIKPPKGVLLYGPPGTGKTLLARAIASNIDANFLKVVSSAIIDKYIGESARLIREMFGYARDHQPCIIFMDEIDAIGGRRFSEGTSADREIQRTLMELLNQLDGFDQLGKVKMIMATNRPDVLDPALLRPGRLDRKIEIPLPNEQSRMEILKIHAAGIAKHGEIDYEAVVKLAEGFNGADLRNVCTEAGMSAIRAERDYVIHEDFMKAVRKLNEAKKLESSAHYSTDFGKE